CCGGTTAGCCGCCCTTGGACGCCGGTTTACCGGCCCGGTTAGGCGGTAAACCGCCACGAGCGGCGGTAAGCCGCCGGCAGGTGAGGTTTTTCCCccctaggatttaggtgtatttagatgattttttttaggatttaggtgtatgacttaggtatATTTAGAATGTAGGTAAGATTTAGGATTTAgaatgttttaggatttaggatgttttaggatttagaatgttttaggatttaggtgtatttagatgatttttgacactatgacttaggagttagaatattagatgatatatttttgttgtccatgtatgcagatagacaatggcaagcagagatgttgtatgggaacacggggaaaatctttatcccggatggcgatgcaactattgtcgtacacagaaaggaggaggtggtgcgactagattgaaacaacatttggctgggcgcggggtggaggtggtccattgcaggaatgtgccacctgatgtgcgggacttctttcagcgtgagttggatagggcaaagaaggcaactgctgaccgggctcgagagaggtggagacgggagaaggctgcagcggagggaaactatcccggtgatgaagaagatgaggaagctcaggtgcagcgtgccatggatctatcaagagcggaagcagagttccgacgcggagtggaacagagaggaggtgcatatgagcgtggagggggtagtggttcgacgagggggaatgttaTGCAGATGATGTTTCGAAGGTCCACTTCGCAGAGGGAaagtcctgtggtggaggactataacttggcagctggtgggagaagaggaatgatgcaaccaaggattgatacaggctcctggacgcagaaggataagaacgcaaaggaagctattggtaaagcttggtcaaagtttttccatattgcaggagttcctggaagacaggctgacGGTCCATACTTTATCAGTGCGGTCAGGGAGACACAAAAGTGGggtaagttttctttcattgcaaTGATACCTATGAGCGTACATCCttgtatctcatgattttcatatggtttgcaggtgaaggtatcgcatcacccactggacgggatattgatggcaagtaccttgatcagagcgagcaagacttgaagacgaggtacgtaaagtttcagaaagactggcccttatttggcgtcacgttgatgtgtgattcatggactggtccgacgaggatgagtgtcatcaactttttgatatattgcaatggggtcatgtggttccataagtctattgatgcgaccggaagaactcaagatgctGCATATTTGTTCAAGGGAGTCCCTAAACATGTTCCATTCGCATGGTGTATATTTTGACATGTTACTAAACAATCTTAAAGCGGCACAatctaggcaaaagagctatttcgacaaaagaagagatcccttGCAATTCGAAGTTGGAAATCATGTATACCTTCGGGTTTCTCCAACCAGGGGTGTACAAAGATTTGGATTGAAAGGAAAACTAGCTCCCCGGTATGTAGGTCCctatgaaatcatcgaaacttgtggacccgtggcctatagagTGAGACTTCCTCCACAACTATCCGCCATACACGACATCTTTCATGTTTCTCAGCTTaagaaatgtgtccgagttCCCACGGAGATTGTTGAGCAAGCGGATATACATGTAGAACCGGACCTATCCTATGTGGAATATCCTATCAAAGTTCTGGATCGGAAAGAAAGGGTAACAAGAATAAAagtagttaaaatgtacaaaatccagtggagtcatcacacggaagaagaagccacctgggagactgaAACTTATCTAAATGAACATTACCGTGGTTTTCTAGCTTCCCTCCAAGGTACACACACCTTCCACACTTAGCCTAATTACTCGAATGTCGggtcgagattctttttaaggggggtaggctgtaacaccccaggtgtttcaTTAGCTAAACCAGGGTCGTTAGTACCAAATCTTGTACCTTAACCAAGAAACATCGAAACAAATGCATGtgtatatgtgtatgtgtgcctaggtcaggaacctcaaataactttcaaactaaTGCAAATAGGCttatgaaaatgaatagacatGTTCACCATGAAAAGATGAATCAATGTCTAGTTGAATCTTAGGGGTAAGAGTGACAAAaattacatgaaatgataagtgttTTGTTATGTAGTTttcgaaaatttaaaataacttttaaaccattgTTCGGTTGAActttttcctgaaataaaagttgtaggtttttaatttctctacaactttcatattcagAGTTTTTCATGTTTCAAACGGAATCCTtgagaaaaattcaaattttgaatcaacttaatttctctctctttctctctaccctctctgctctctctctcccctcccctgtcTCGCGCCCggccgagcagagccgccggccgcgcgccgcccgcccggccaGGTCGCCTCCCCGCCACCTGGTTCGCCCAAATCGGCCACCCCAACCCGCTCAGCCTCGCCACGCGGCGCCATCccgtgcgcgcacgccgaggaccgCCGACgaagcgccacggcgacgccgtgcgGTGCCGTCCGAccgcgctctctccctctctcgcccagGATCGCCTAGAACCATCCCGCGAGCTCCACAAcaccctcacccctctctccttcctccctgagCACGAGCGCTGAGTCCCGTTTGCCCCTCTGCCCGaaaacggccgccgccgccgccctcagtGCCGCCGCCCCATAGCTCGCCGTGGAGCTCACCCCTCCACCCTTTCCCGCGCCAAACGGACCCAGTAGCAAGCTCCCTTGACCTCTGCTGGTGCTCCCcgacctgctcgccgccgccccgggccaccggaccgccgccgccgccgccaaccgccaccgccgccgctcctgctccgcggagccgccgcctccggccgtcCCGCGCCCAACCGAGCCCACCCCTGGGTTCCTCGCGACGCCGTGAAGCTTTTCCCCCGCTTCTCCCCCGCCCCCGATGAGCCCCCACGCCGGAatcccaccgcccgccgcctcctctgttttccCAAACCGGCCAAGGGCCTCTACGCGAGAAGAAAAAGTCTTCCAGGGGCCTTTGTGCAAAAAGacatcctttttcctttttgttttccaaaccagcaaactttgaaaattcctagaaatttatggaaaaatcataaaaatgcaaatccaaatgttctggaatccttgcaacaatatCTACACCTTTATTTACATACACatgtttattttctgtctgtattttaatctaggaaaaagattagatttcatagactataattgttctaggagttctacttagaATCTATCAGTGATTTTTGGCTGGTAGGTAATACATGGTATGCttagtgttgtgtaaaaatttgagtaccagttgacctttgtaactagatgaaaccctagtcttggctagatctagtaaaatacttttctttttatttatggATGTTCTGTTATAGATAGGTGTATGAAAATTTTTCTGTGTACTTACAATACTAAACCAACACCTCTTTACAAGTTTCAATATTTTTAGCTTTGTGTagatatttctttgatttaatgcttgtttagtagatattaattatgataaatagtttatgttgataataaatcataaaaatatttctgagtgttcattttgaatagtttagcttgtccatggagtttgagacccagttcatgaatagaacaggaTCTAAAAATTAATCTTCTTAAACTaatgtatgttttgtttattttctcctatttatttgtgtgcataagaaatcctaaaaaattcacagtagctaattcatccgTTTTTAGATCTACTGTTATAGTTTGAGATTGTTTTATACTCTAGtataacctgtataattcaatcttgttctaggaattGTCTGATTACATGAATTGTTCTGGATAATTGGCTACAACATTTAAGATGAGTTTTGTAGGATAGCTAGTcctgtttaccttctgtttgaagtaatttttgttgagtttactactgtatgtgtgctgagttactGATTTATTAACTAACTGTGACTTAATTGCTATATGAaactactcccacttgtttaagagattagtatagctttcttgtgctgttgatcatgatgtcttgtgtagttcgatatgttgagttactactctataaacgattgcccagtaaaatatgaatgaaggtgtttcactctttaacttcgggttttgtttgcATTACACCGTTATTGTGAAATAGttcataaattcttaccatcacAACGACTTACCCAtgtgcattgcatctcatatagatactaccACTCTCactgacggaacatacgagctggtgcccgagtccgagagtgagcagcgcgaagctcaagttaatctaactgaagctacgcaagacccgaaccagagttcggaagagcccagatccagctacgcccaggaaggcaagccccggatcatgtcctactattttaaatttatgcaacttattattgttcctatctatttgtgcatttaagtttaccggaattgactggaaccttagttgcataatcctaggtaccgatgtttgaacactagtatgtgtaggtcgctagttggctatgctaatggttcggtagaagtcgagtgatttcctgtcactcgcgagaattataggagttggatgtttactacctgctgcaactataaggcctaCGGGCGGGACTGTGGTACTTGGGAtgtcccgtctgtttagtgaaatgtGATAAGGCCGCAAtgtgtggtagtggtagttaagcgtttgaacgtactgaacacatgccgagaatatggtaatcggtaagcttaagtacctgattggcccggcgagtggacttttccctcaccttctttgaacgtcgtttctcatgcgcgcacatgcgggtgcagagtcgtcgtactctgtagtcgaggacggtgaccctgatccacaatccagaaagaaaggggaaatgttgcacgtgtgactctgggagtaaccacgtgacgtgtgtttaggtccgccttgcaaggttaacaaattcgattcgaatcgtccgcctctcacggataatgggactgcttaactcttttgccacatagagtaagaagtgaaagatgaggatgatgaatatggttgattggataataaaagataaatgttttcaccatgcatgcttttggatagatgctcacctagaatgggtaattgaactagaacctgaaatcTATAACCTGCACTTAAGGATCTACTCTCTACAACTTTTCggacccctcaagccaaaagccttgcatgtctaggtaaagggctaagtataccctcagtcgggtaagccttgctgagtattagaatactcagccttgcttgtggcttattttgtttcaggtgaaacctttgaggatatgattgccagtttgacctggccttgcactcttccgcctgattggtccgtggagtgggatgcgtccccggccagtgatgacaagaacgagtgatgtcTTGTATCGGGCTTTCTCAAGACATCCAtatcgtcgttagttctcgtgtTTACTTTCCACTAAAATAAAGGACTAGTgaacttcttttttttgttggcTTTGAAAAGTACTTTGTTAAATTTGGAACCTGGTTTGTAATCCTAAAGTTATGTTGAGTCCTCTGAGTTGTAATATTTGGTgtagtgttgtaatctctggactcgccttcgcgtgagttatgctgctttgttcgatccaggtttaagtggttttatcgggattttacccgacagcactgccggattgctccgttttaagtgcgtgttaaccctgattgtcgttttgatgatggttagcgcacttaagccggtttatgtcgggtGGGGCTGCCACAAAcgcaatcggtggtgagttggtcaagtggaatgccactcgatttggaaccaactacatgttcttagagagcatctatcggaaacgtgatcgtttcatgctgtggatggcatctactgagttccaacacagcaaatgggcgaataccgaagatggtagatttactcatgcaagtttttcaagtatggagtggtgggatgcattgaaatatatcatcgacacggttcaaccaatatacaagttccttcgcttcgctgatcaggacaagaagccgaacatgtgcgaagtcgtgatggcctaccagactatgaaacaggagctgaagtctttctttggaacaaatgttTCCACACTGAAAGAGTATGTTGAGGTGGTGGACGAGAGGTTGGGTGACGTGTTCATAGGCACGTATGTGGGTCCAGGTAAGCACACATCAGTCGTCTATTTTTAAACTCTATTGAAATAatgcttatttgaagtgatttatattttgcagctgctgtcctaaatccgaggtatgCATTTACGATGGATCCAACTCAACAAATGTTTCGTGGACTTAAGGATACATTTCAGCGCATGACGGATCTCCAGAGCGCCGTCCAGGCATTGCAGGAGTTTGACGTGTTTCGGCAGAAAATTGGCAAGTATAGCAGTAATATGGCAATGCGGATGGCGATGGACCcaaagacatccccatgtaagagttaTTCCGTATGAAATTGTTATTTTCTCTATTCGAAAATATTGCTTACATactcggttgcacatgcagcgttctggtggatgatgttcggatcaagtactccaaaactgcagtaccttgccatgaggcttgtttcacaatgttgttcgtccagtggatgcgagcggaactggagtacttttgccttgctgcatacaaatgttcgcaatcggttgtcgcacaagaaaattaataagcttgtctatgtcaactacaatcttcgtctccgacttgaggaggtctccggcccactgatgcatgaagaaggtgatttcattgaccagctagcccatctttctttctatgatgagaaaaatccggtgcgggaatggatggaatatggtagatctaaccgggctccagttctggacgaggatgatgatgacggcgacatccctctcccgtcccatattgtcagagatcaaataaacgaGTCAGATCTACATGAGGCTACGCGGaatgattccatcagcgattgggcacgtacaaatataggtgacactcacctagggaagagaaaGTTGCAGAAGGGACCTAAGAAGGGTGACCCGAAGCgtcgaaaaggcaaaggaacagtaaaaccagtgagcagcgacaccgagactgatgatggcaaaggtgagcgtagtcctccatatcaggagtccgaggatagcagctcggccgatgatggtgatgatggtgacggtgctgagcctgatgctgctggtggtggtagtggtgctaatgctgctgctggtggtggtagtggtgctgatgttgctgctggtggtagtggtcgtgctcgtggtgttcgtttcacaggtatacattgcacATACAAATAGACACATATTTTTGactattgactactaattatgaaatatggttgattgtaggggagactcagttcacacatgctactcaggacaccgaccatggagcaccgcaatcgcagaggagaacaggtggaccaaCGGACTATGATAGTCCACagcactcttcttcctcctacagcgattcgaggcactcttttcactatcccattcctgacatcagcatgcagccaccgacgagatgggtgtacgaatgggaagacccccatttttacactatgttagttcaggaatggcagacaacatcggcgtggacgggccaaacttggcaacactacaaggctgagctgcttagagtgcgaggtatcgctttgatgtccaacgccgaataccaaaccgcgtccCAAATGGCGGTCTTCCCATTTCTACGTTGAAATTTCGTTTCATGTGTCTAGGTGTATGActctgtatttgtatgcacgcttattactattgtatttgtatgtatGATTATAATTTGTTGCTTTGGTATggtcatttacattaaaatgtgcatagctcatgccgaaattttcttttattttacacCGGGATCTATTTTTGAAGCGGCGGAAAactaaccggtataccggtccaaccGGCCGGTTTACCGGTTCGAGCTGCCCCTCCCACatcaccggtataccggccaaaccggccggtaaaccggcccggccggccggtataccggtccgtaCTGTTTGAACGccgagatttgaattcaaacaaattcaaacGGGGTTTTGTCCGGTTCCGACTGGTAACCGGcctaaccggaccggtaaaccggtaccggagcccggcggttaggcCCGTCCGGTCGGAAATTAAAACCCTGCGCTGGACACGGGATCTTCTCGCCACCCGCCCGGGCGCCGGTAGGACATGCGTTCTCCGCCGTGCAATTTTGGCTCGGCCGCAGCACGCAGCCATGTAGAACTGGATCTCGCATCTGCTGATCGAATCTGTTCGTGCAGGAgcagcgcggcgcgggcgggggcaTTAACCCGCCAGGCATCAGCCCTAATGACCGTTGACATGAGCATCAGAGCGACAGAGCATGAGACCACATGACAATCAGCTGCCGGCGACGCGCGATTAATTCCCGCCCTGCACTGGCGCACGCACGCCTGCGAGCCGTCGACcgtgccgcgccccgccgccggtcgcGCGCGGCGCCGAGTGGAAACATGGTCACATGGACCGAGTGGTCAAGGCAGAGACGGGGCATCCGTATGACCGTAGCGCAGCACCGATGTAACACCCCTCAATTAGGAGTGCTAAACACGATTTGAAGATtcaaatttggtcaaaattatCAAGCCACACGTGTAGCTCTCTGCTCTTTCTCCCGTGCGTCGTCGCCGTGGTCAAGTTGGCCACGAACACCGCTCGCGCGCGCTCACGACACGCGTCCCCGCCCATGCCGTCCTTGTCTCGCTCGTAGGCCAGCACGCTCCTCTCCCGAACCCTCTCCATGCTGCCTGagccgcccacgcctctccctctccctctcacgCGAGCGCCGCTTGCCATGGCCGCCATTAGCGTCGCCGCTCGTCGGTCTCCCACGGAGCTCCCTTCTCCACCCTTCCTCGCGCCCAAATGACCCCGTAGCTAGcttccttggcctccaccggtgctccccgacccgctTGCCGCCATCCAGAGCtgccggaccgccgccgccgcggtccagACCACCGCTATCCGCCCCCTCTCCGTGGAGCCACCACTGCAGGCCACCATCTCGAGCTCCAAGACCTTCTAGAGGTAGTCCTCGGTCCCCTCTCGCTTTTCCCCAGTGGGGCCCCCACCGCCGGAgcctctcctcgccgggaaaagcCACGCCCTTCCTCCTCTGTTCCTCACCCGACCAAGGACCCGCGCTGAGAAGAAACAGaaatccaggggcctagatgcaaaagttcgtttcttttttcttttgttttcaaaaacagcaaacttgtaaattccatataaaatcgtagaaaaatcagaaagattcaaatccaaatgttttggaatccttgaaacaagacctacaactttcattacatgaacatatttattttctgtctgtattttaatctaggaaaaagattagattacataggttataattattctaggagttctactcactaTCTATGGGTTATTTTTGGTGGGTAGCTACTTCATGCCATGCTTAGCTTtgggtaaaaatttgagcaccagttaata
This window of the Panicum virgatum strain AP13 chromosome 1K, P.virgatum_v5, whole genome shotgun sequence genome carries:
- the LOC120655861 gene encoding uncharacterized protein LOC120655861, with protein sequence MCEVVMAYQTMKQELKSFFGTNVSTLKEYVEVVDERLGDVFIGTYVGPAAVLNPRYAFTMDPTQQMFRGLKDTFQRMTDLQSAVQALQEFDVFRQKIGKYSSNMAMRMAMDPKTSPCKSYSV